A single window of Dermochelys coriacea isolate rDerCor1 chromosome 2, rDerCor1.pri.v4, whole genome shotgun sequence DNA harbors:
- the ZFAND1 gene encoding LOW QUALITY PROTEIN: AN1-type zinc finger protein 1 (The sequence of the model RefSeq protein was modified relative to this genomic sequence to represent the inferred CDS: inserted 1 base in 1 codon), with the protein MRRRRGSMFCSCRCCGSWDSPCSSEISSATGGEQSLPPRFLPFVCDGCSGVFCLQHRSRDSHGCSEVNIRSESMKSDEHRSYPCTYKGCNGKELLPVLCXYCKKQFCLRHRHQSDHECEKLDTPKPRMAATQKLVKDIIDSKKEEAVRSKRRKGAKNRETAAKVALIKLKMHACGDKSLPQTERIYFQVFLPKGSKEKSKPMFFCSKWSIGKVVDFAACLADLKNDNNKSTAKKLRLCHTVSGEALPLDHTLATWLSNQECPLYNGGNIILEYLDNEDQFIEDTNSYLE; encoded by the exons ATGCGGCGGCGCCGTGGCTCCATGTTCTGCTCCTGTCGCTGCTGCGGTTCCTGGGATAGCCCCTGCAGTTCAGAAATCTCCAGCGCAACAGGAGGAGAACAGAGCCTCCCCCCTAG ATTTCTGCCCTTTGTATGTGATGGCTGTTCAGGAGTTTTTT GCCTTCAACATAGAAGCCGGGATTCTCATGGCTGTTCTGAG GTGAATATAAGAAGCGAGAGCATGAAATCGGACGAACACCGATCTTACCCATGCACATATAAGGGCTGCAATGGAAAAGAGCTTTTACCAGTTTTAT CCTACTGCAAGAAACAGTTTTGCTTAAG ACACCGTCATCAGTCAGACCATGAGTGTGAGAAACTGGATACCCCTAAACCTCGCATGGCTGCTACCCAGAAGCTAGTTAAAGATATTATAG ATTCTAAAAAGGAGGAGGCAGTAAGAAGCAAAAGACGGAAAGGAGCAAAAAACCGTGAAACAGCGGCAAAGGTGGCactaataaaactgaaaatgcaCGCATGTGGGGATAAGTCCTTGCCACAG ACAGAAAGAAtttattttcaagtgtttttACCTAAGGGAAGCAAGGAGAAGAGCAAACCCATGTTCTTTTGCAGTAAGTGGAGTATTGGCAAAGTAGTAGACTTTGCAGCTTGCTTAGCAGACCTTAAAAATGACAACAACAAATCAACAGCCAAG AAATTAAGGCTGTGTCATACTGTATCTGGAGAAGCTTTGCCATTGGACCATACATTGGCTACTTGGCTGTCCAATCAAGAGTGTCCATTATATAATGGTGGAAACATTATTCTAGAATACCTTGATAATGAAGATCAGTTTATAGAAGATACAAATTCATATTTAGAGTAG